In Coriobacteriaceae bacterium, a single window of DNA contains:
- a CDS encoding HD domain-containing protein, with product MSDVVRAEKIACEVDHAARQLAQAGRLGLTREFIQHGDVTVYTHVTSVARASLSFAERLGRVGVSVDRASLLRGALLHDYFLYDWHDPDPSHRLHGFRHPFFALARAEEDFELTPRERNIIARHMFPLVPVPPTCREAWIVCLADKWCALRETVAGRLPRKDEADDGMSGESSEKRRG from the coding sequence ATGTCCGATGTCGTTCGTGCCGAGAAAATCGCGTGCGAAGTAGACCATGCTGCCCGTCAACTGGCACAGGCGGGCCGTCTGGGCCTGACGCGCGAGTTTATCCAGCATGGCGATGTGACGGTGTATACGCATGTGACCTCGGTGGCGCGGGCAAGCCTGTCCTTTGCCGAGCGCCTGGGCCGCGTCGGTGTCTCGGTCGACCGCGCCTCGTTGCTGCGCGGAGCCTTGTTACACGATTACTTTCTCTACGATTGGCACGATCCCGACCCAAGCCATCGGCTGCATGGCTTTCGCCATCCGTTTTTTGCCCTGGCGCGAGCCGAAGAGGATTTTGAGCTGACGCCGCGCGAGCGGAATATCATCGCGCGCCATATGTTTCCGCTGGTGCCAGTGCCGCCGACGTGTCGTGAAGCTTGGATTGTATGCCTGGCAGATAAATGGTGCGCTCTGCGCGAGACGGTTGCCGGCCGCCTGCCGCGCAAGGACGAGGCGGACGATGGCATGAGTGGCGAATCGAGCGAGAAGAGGAGAGGGTAG